A genomic region of Aspergillus oryzae RIB40 DNA, chromosome 1 contains the following coding sequences:
- the pkhB gene encoding putative sensor histidine kinase/response regulator (sensory transduction histidine kinase) produces MRTTPLPSPAEAPSPVAAPHPHLRGSPQSTSDLVSSRNVGCTADGNVPIENNIWKANSQSPSALHEQTATPYCASPPTKKENSDSGKGPQEDQGRSLQTLKELRRQMEELLVYQQMQQSQTQNASATREPTSSQADHVSSSYESSRKRRISNVSSPRIAPLPTDAMPSASYSDSTGSGGTIRAADLTPENIPGQTPSYPFPRMQHQSAPRSTQDPTHSHNPFKLTLPAERLKVHKTSSQPADERQPTSMKTPTSHSVFLPPQYKPVAEDPTYSTPNLYDLTLQLNADPGLDAWWANVVHILQENYGAERASLAIPGDATDLENVPWGQKAVFDRNLEGYERETIQNQQSQNEATGTSEGSTKGVANPEKRKGESTTESLANGSGAAKLLKRPSLLARHSFAGFGKERKLSTWQDSETLPQEHKAKNESKRVQISNENPDVTGTAQSQASATTYQGHTVPFTQSFDPISPTQYNHRQVVFPTSRPLEVETDPLIKRTGVVKLFGRTGPVVLTREYSENTAAKQSDGDVQTPEDVVQVTPTAEPVRPSNKEHAIRSRSVSNPAASGLHAPRVPLMEFYDEYEQIPPSPWSQSPAPSPAPRAHAEQNPFFSSHTVDEGAFAKHPPQHDYSNLNPLEAIGVDLAKSVIHIPLLHAGRSKPTPPSTLRFPVAVISILSPIIPYPANLRQSLACLIPHLTTSFCLAQHYSQLERQFASRLEAPRYGHLLGLGGTFSDESSELELVAGLSGHVNYTIADDGSLEARASLSSPDERSNSAKPSPSGIGTPGLDLGSIGAEVPSVLGESPGFPTKLGADAVDSYFNVQQLKGLRDALTHHRNRLSKPRQNATTSTPTSPGRLLGKLPTDEDGTTAQDPTAAQASPSQEFRAPPVISPTQSSSRHPSANSFYAQLPRELPRPFTDTVAQLMLNSVPLHIFLAKPQSGEVIWTNSKFDAYRRSQPQEQKLRDPWQNIHSSEREHVSQEWANALRTGSQFTERVRVKRFNDESAYRWFIFRANPLLSSTGEVLYWIGSFLDIHEQHIAELKAAQEREKFAIDAKYRAFSNSIPQIVFEATEFRGLIFVNEQWHLYTGQKLEEALNFGFAKHLHPDDLEKCGVLSVYLSESQKENTVSGLDTTLQERHLANGVTPALEELVRRGVASVQKDENGRVFYSTEIRLRSKGADFRWHLVRLVRVETSSFGSGEASWYGTCTDINDRKNLERELNKAMQQLNNQMESKTKFFSNMSHEIRTPLNGILGTIPFILDTHLDTDQRRMLDTIQNSSTNLRELVDNILDVSRVEAGKMSLVNSWFHVRSVIEDVIDTVSSRAIDKGLEINYLMDVDVPPMVIGDRFRIRQVLINLVGNAVKFTSQGEIHIRCSINHGTATLSKETELLLNFDVVDTGKGFSARDAERLMQRFSQLGQNGSQQHAGSGLGLFLSKQLVEMHGGRLTPSSKEGQGAKFSFYVKVDAPPPPSPDEPRLVRQSSSMSEGLGIQSKPSSLQKMLFSSRDSIDSKGPDTSDISSVLDSPLSQPPSSSDPSARFTSNSFSERSSVSSALPTPELHAVDPLTKVDTAKLINTDVSSQARPTTTASSSSDTIRPVARPSSSTSRELSLSTTSAPVDAGSDAPVSQDPYSILILCPLDNTRKAIKQHIEQVVPHEIPFSIISLPDVEDWKDSMNDESSAKITHLVLNLPSVEDVQDVIQYVLDCDSASAPTLVIISDLYQKRQINSKIKELSASGGRVYTVPKPVKPSAFSAIFDPDNRRDLSKDRNQDMAREINNNFKTMSKMVKEVIGNKGYRILLVEDDETNRMVMLKYLDKIKVMAETASNGQECTEMVFSKEPGYYSLIICDIQMPMKNGYETCRDIRGWELKNHYPQIPIMALSANAMTDQIEDAARAGFNDYVTKPIKHNELGKMMMGLLDPSRPLLLLRDRLRRDNHRED; encoded by the exons ATGAGGACAACTCCGCTTCCATCGCCGGCCGAGGCCCCTTCGCCTGTCGCCGCACCTCATCCTCACCTTCGTGGCTCCCCCCAGTCAACATCCGACCTGGTTTCTAGTAGAAACGTTGGATGCACAGCGGACGGAAACGTGCCCATAGAAAATAACATATGGAAGGCTAACTCTCAATCACCTTCTGCTTTACATGAACAGACTGCGACCCCGTATTGTGCCTCGCCACCTacgaagaaggagaattcAGACTCGGGAAAAGGGCCCCAAGAGGATCAAGGACGAAGCCTGCAAACCCTCAAGGAATTACGGAGACAGATGGAGGAGTTGCTTGTATATCAACAGATGCAACAATCCCAGACCCAGAACGCCTCAGCCACTCGGGAACCTACCTCGTCGCAAGCAGACCACGTCTCCTCGAGTTACGAATCGTCGAGGAAAAGGCGCATTTCAAATGTATCTTCCCCCAGGATCGCACCGCTCCCAACAGACGCCATGCCTTCAGCTTCCTACTCCGACTCGACTGGTTCTGGAGGCACGATACGAGCCGCTGATTTAACGCCCGAGAATATACCTGGACAAACCCCATCGTACCCTTTCCCCAGAATGCAGCATCAGTCGGCTCCAAGGTCGACGCAAGATCCTACGCACAGCCATAACCCATTCAAGCTGACGCTTCCAGCTGAAAGGCTCAAAGTCCACAAGACGTCATCACAACCGGCAGACGAAAGACAGCCTACCTCTATGAAGACTCCTACATCCCATAGCGTTTTCCTTCCGCCTCAGTACAAACCAGTGGCCGAGGACCCGACTTATTCTACCCCTAATTTGTATGATCTTACGTTGCAGCTTAATGCCGATCCTGGTCTTGATGCATGGTGGGCCAACGTTGTACATATCTTACAGGAGAACTATGGTGCTGAGAGAGCATCGCTAGCCATACCTGGAGATGCGACGGATCTTGAAAACGTGCCGTGGGGCCAGAAGGCAGTTTTCGATCGGAATTTAGAAGGATATGAACGGGAAACTATACAGAACCAGCAGTCCCAGAACGAGGCAACTGGAACGAGCGAGGGGTCTACCAAAGGGGTTGCCAACCcggaaaaaaggaaaggagagtcTACTACGGAGAGCTTGGCGAACGGATCGGGGGCTGCCAAACTTCTAAAACGACCCTCACTTCTGGCACGGCATTCGTTTGCAGGGTTTGGTAAGGAGCGGAAATTATCAACATGGCAAGACTCGGAAACCTTACCGCAAGAGCACAAGGCGAAGAACGAGAGCAAGCGCGTACAAATATCTAACGAAAACCCAGATGTTACCGGAACAGCGCAGAGCCAGGCCTCGGCTACAACCTACCAGGGGCACACTGTGCCCTTTACGCAGTCCTTTGACCCGATTAGTCCTACCCAATATAATCATCGACAGGTCGTCTTCCCCACATCCAGACCCTTGGAAGTTGAAACAGATCCGCTTATAAAGAGGACCGGTGTTGTGAAATTGTTTGGGCGTACAGGGCCTGTCGTTTTAACCAGGGAGTATTCAGAGAATACTGCAGCAAAGCAATCTGATGGTGACGTCCAAACGCCAGAGGACGTGGTGCAAGTCACTCCTACGGCAGAGCCTGTCCGGCCGTCGAACAAGGAGCATGCAATCCGGTCCAGATCTGTCTCTAACCCCGCTGCATCGGGTTTGCATGCGCCAAGAGTCCCTCTAATGGAGTTCTACGACGAATATGAACAAATTCCTCCGTCTCCCTGGTCACAGtctcctgctccttctccagcgccCCGTGCACATGCAGAGCAGaatcccttcttttctagcCACACCGTTGATGAAGGTGCATTCGCGAAACATCCTCCGCAACATGATTACTCGAATTTGAACCCTCTAGAAGCTATTGGTGTCGACCTAGCGAAGTCTGTAATTCACATACCTCTTTTGCATGCTGGCCGCTCGAAGCCAACTCCTCCGTCCACTTTGAGATTTCCGGTGGCTGTCATCTCAATATTGTCGCCTATTATACCTTATCCTGCGAATTTGCGACAGTCACTCGCTTGTCTTATCCCACATCTAACAACTTCATTCTGCTTAGCCCAGCACTACAGTCAGCTCGAGCGGCAATTTGCGTCCCGTCTCGAAGCACCACGCTACGGGcatcttcttggcctggGGGGAACATTCTCAGACGAAAGCAGTGAGTTGGAACTGGTAGCTGGCCTCAGTGGACATGTCAATTATACTATAGCCGATGACGGTTCCCTGGAGGCTCGTGCTAGCCTATCTAGTCCCGACGAAAGATCAAACTCGGCCAAACCTAGTCCATCTGGAATTGGTACTCCTGGTCTTGACCTGGGTAGTATCGGAGCAGAAGTTCCCTCTGTCCTGGGCGAATCGCCTGGATTTCCTACTAAACTTGGGGCTGATGCCGTGGACAGCTACTTCAATGTCCAACAGCTTAAGGGCCTCCGCGATGCGTTGACTCATCATCGGAATCGACTGTCAAAGCCTCGACAAAACGCCACCACTTCTACACCCACTTCTCCCGGGAGATTGTTGGGGAAGCTCCCAACGGACGAAGATGGCACTACGGCTCAAGACCCAACTGCAGCTCAGGCGTCTCCATCCCAGGAATTCCGCGCACCGCCAGTCATATCCCCCACGCAAAGCTCGTCTCGCCACCCTTCAGCAAATTCTTTTTACGCCCAACTGCCACGCGAGTTACCACGTCCGTTCACCGATACCGTAGCACAGTTGATGCTAAACTCCGTTCCACTGCATATATTTCTTGCGAAGCCTCAAAGCGGCGAAGTCATTTGGACGAATTCCAAATTTGACGCATACAGAAGGAGCCAACCTCAGGAGCAAAAATTAAGGGACCCTTGGCAAAATATCCACAGTAGCGAACGCGAGCATGTGTCACAAGAGTGGGCAAACGCGTTACGGACGGGATCACAATTCACTGAACGAGTGCGCGTGAAGCGTTTCAACGATGAGTCCGCGTACCGTTGGTTCATCTTCCGAGCCAACCCCCTACTATCTTCCACAGGCGAGGTACTATATTGGATTGGGtcttttcttgatatccatgagcAACATATTGCAGAGCTCAAAGCAGctcaggagagagagaagttTGCGATCGATGCCAAGTACAGAGCGTTTTCGAACTCCATCCCGCAGATTGTGTTTGAAGCCACTGAGTTTCGTGGTCTTATATTTGTAAACGAACAATGGCATTTGTATACAGGCCAGaaacttgaagaagcgctcAACTTTGGATTTGCgaaacatcttcatcccGACGACTTGGAGAAATGTGGCGTACTTTCTGTATATCTCTCTGAGTCGCAAAAGGAGAACACAGTTTCTGGATTAGACACGACCCTCCAAGAACGTCACCTTGCCAATGGGGTTACACCTGCACTAGAAGAACTCGTGAGACGTGGTGTGGCTTCTGTCcagaaggatgagaatggacGTGTCTTCTATTCTACGGAGATTCGCCTTCGCTCCAAGGGAGCAGACTTTAGGTGGCACCTTGTTCGCTTGGTGCGGGTCGAGACGAGCAGTTTCGGTAGCGGAGAGGCTTCGTGGTACGGAACCTGTACCGATATTAACGACCGCAAGAACTTGGAGCGGGAGCTTAACAAGGCAATGCAACAACTGAACAACCAAATGGAATCGAAGACTAAGTTCTTCAGCAACATGTCCCATGAAATTCGGACACCGTTGAATGGAATACTCGGTACCATTCCTTTCATCTTGGATACCCACCTCGACACGGATCAGAGGCGAATGCTGGATACAATTCAGAACAGCTCCACTAACCTCCGGGAATTGGTTGATAATATTCTAGATGTTTCCAGGGTTGAAGCAGGGAAAATGTCGCTAGTTAACTCCTGGTTCCATGTGCGGTCGGTGATTGAAGATGTGATTGACACTGTTTCTTCCAGAGCCATCGACAAGGGCCTCGAAATTAACTATCTAATGGACGTCGATGTTCCTCCAATGGTCATTGGTGACAGGTTCAGGATTCGCCAGGTCTTGATAAACCTTGTTGGCAATGCAGTCAAATTCACCTCTCAAGGTGAAATCCACATACGCTGCTCCATCAATCATGGCACAGCGACTCTTTCCAAGGAGACTGAGTTGCTCTTGAACTTTGACGTTGTTGATACAGGGAAGGGTTTCAGCGCAAGAGATGCCGAGCGTCTCATGCAACGGTTCAGCCAATTAGGACAAAACGGCTCCCAACAACATGCTGGTAGCGGCCTTGGGCTATTTTTATCCAAGCAACTCGTTGAAATGCATGGCGGCAGATTGACCCCCAGCAGTAAAGAAGGTCAAGGCGCCAAGTTTTCGTTTTACGTGAAGGTTGACGCACCTCCGCCACCGTCGCCTGACGAACCGCGCCTAGTTCGACAATCGTCTAGCATGTCCGAGGGTCTTGGAATACAATCCAAGCCTAGTTccctgcagaagatgctTTTTTCGTCGAGGGATTCTATAGATTCAAAGGGGCCAGATACCTCCGACATCTCATCAGTACTTGACTCGCCGCTTTCCCAGCCCCCGAGCAGCTCTGACCCTTCGGCTCGCTTTACTTCAAATAGCTTCTCAGAGCGTTCTTCAGTTTCTTCAGCTCTACCGACCCCTGAACTTCATGCCGTGGATCCACTCACCAAGGTTGACACTGCAAAGCTCATCAATACGGATGTTTCGTCGCAGGCGCGGCCGACTACTACGGCTTCTTCGAGCAGCGATACCATTCGTCCTGTAGCCCGGCCgtcctcttcaacctctcGGGAGCTGTCTTTGTCGACTACATCAGCACCTGTAGATGCAGGCTCAGATGCCCCGGTCTCGCAGGATCCTTACTCAATTCTCATTCTATGTCCCTTGGATAATACGCGCAAAGCTATCAAGCAGCATATTGAACAGGTGGTACCTCATGAGATACCTTTTTCAATCATATCCCTACCTGATGTCGAGGATTGGAAGGATTCGATGAATGACGAGTCTAGTGCTAAGATCACGCACCTGGTACTGAATCTACCCAGCGTGGAAGACGTCCAGGACGTAATTCAATATGTTCTTGACTGCGATTCAGCGTCCGCGCCAACTCTTGTGATTATTTCCGACCTATACCAGAAACGACAGATCAATTCAAAGATCAAGGAACTGTCTGCTAGCGGTGGGCGTGTTTATACCGTGCCAAAGCCGGTCAAGCCTTCGGCATTCTCGGCCATCTTTGACCCCGATAATAGGCGAGATCTCAGCAAGGATAGAAATCAGGACATGGCCCGAGAGATCAACAATAATTTCAAGACCATGTCTaagatggtgaaggaggTTATCGGGAACAAAGGATACCGGATCTTGCtcgttgaagacgatgaaacaAACCGTATG GTTATGTTGAAATATCTGGACAAGATTAAGGTCATGGCCGAAACCGCGTCAAATGGTCAAGAGTGCACGGAAATGGTATTCTCTAAGGAGCCGGGATACTACTCCCTTATAATC TGTGATATTCAAATGCCAATGAAAAACGGATACGAAACTTGTCGTGATATTCGTGGCTGGGAACTAAAGAATCATTACCCTCAAATACCCATTATGGCTCTGTCCGCCAATGCAATGACAGACCAAATTGAAGACGCTGCACGCGCTGGCTTCAACGACTATGTCACAAAACCCATCAAACATAACGAACTGGgcaagatgatgatgggacTACTCGATCCTAGCCGACCTCTCCTTCTACTTCGAGACCGTCTCAGGAGGGATAATCACCGCGAGGATTAA